One Poecilia reticulata strain Guanapo linkage group LG4, Guppy_female_1.0+MT, whole genome shotgun sequence genomic window carries:
- the LOC103463882 gene encoding synapse-associated protein 1 gives MLKNWGAWLGKENENDQVKEKRQRVVGEKRRDDNPLEYDEEKQMNIAEKDTELSQLLQKTHSLSDSIFNFASKASKKLTESVVETAQRLKKSMEESKLNEFIDKTILGDFQKEQDKFVLERETKKIGVPVPPWVGYDEEDLIQEQILALSSNKSNFLRNPPAGVQFHFDFEQTYPVALAMLEEDELLRKMRFHLVPRELKEENFWRNYFYRVSLIKQSAQLTALTLQRDPKCLDSDRTGAVKHPCSPTAQKPTQNEVEGTVSTRLPMSEFVINALTSSTINEEEMRKSLILDKMEPKKHKIIPEWERELQAQLEEYDVLADTKIHNETWDREIEELLNEEL, from the exons ATGCTAAAGAACTGGGGAGCCTGGCTGGGTAAAGAAAACGAAAATGATCAAGTTAAAGAAAAACGGCAGCGTGTTGTTGGTGAAAAGAGGAGGGACGATAATCCGTTGGAATATGacgaagaaaaacaaatgaatattgCCGAAAAAGACACTGAACTATCCCAGCTTCTTCAAAAAACTCACAGTTTAAGTG ACTCCATATTTAACTTTGCCAGCAAAGCTTCTAAGAAACTGACGGAGTCTGTTGTAGAAACGGCACAACGCCTCAAGAAAAGCATGGAGGAGAGCAAACTAAACGAGTTTATAGACAAG ACCATCCTGGGTgattttcagaaagagcaggacaAGTTTGTTCTTGAgagagaaactaaaaaaattg GTGTGCCTGTGCCACCGTGGGTCGGCTACGATGAAGAGGACCTCATACAGGAGCAAATCTTAGCCCTCTCATCT aacaaaagtaattttttacgAAACCCTCCCGCTGGTGTGCAGTTTCATTTCGACTTTGAGCAAACGTATCCCGTCGCCTTGGCAATGCTGGAGGAAGACGAGCTCCTCAGGAAGATGCGCTTCCATCTGGTCCCCAGAGA GTTGAAGGAGGAAAACTTCTGGAGGAATTACTTCTATCGAGTGTCTTTGATTAAACAATCGGCTCAGCTCACAGCTCTGACGTTACAGCGGGACCCAAAATGTCTGGATTCTGATCGGACAG GTGCAGTTAAACATCCGTGCTCCCCAACTGCCCAAAAACCCACACAGAATGAG GTCGAAGGGACGGTCTCCACCAGGCTGCCCATGTCCGAGTTTGTGATTAATGCTTTAACGTCGTCCACGATTAATGAGGAGGAGATGCGCAAAAGTCTGATTTTAGACAAAATGGAACCgaaaaaacaca agaTCATTCCTGAGTGGGAGAGAGAGCTGCAGGCGCAGCTGGAGGAGTATGACGTGTTGGCCGATACCAAGATCCACAATGAAACCTGGGACAGAGAGATCGAAGAGCTGCTTAACGAGGAACTGTGA